A genomic stretch from Dyella sp. M7H15-1 includes:
- the uvrD gene encoding DNA helicase II gives MDVSHLIDSLNDAQREAVCAPPGHYLVLAGAGSGKTRVLTHRIGWLSQVDRVPPWAIIAVTFTNKAAGEMRTRLDNLIPGGAQGLTVGTFHGIAHRLLRRHWREAGLPESFQILDADDQQRLIKRVMAGLGLDEARFPPRQATWQINSWKDEGKRAENIEHGQHPVTRTLVQIYQAYEDACRRAGLVDFAELLLRAHELWLKQPAILEHYQQRWRHLLIDEFQDTNALQYAWIRVLAGQTGQVFVVGDDDQSIYGWRGAKVENVQQFLRDFPGARTIKLEQNYRSTSNILKAANSVIQRNGNRLGKQLWTAGEEGARIAVYAAYNEQDEARFVIERIREYIAEHGDAKDCAILYRSNAQSRNFEEQLIQHDIPYRVYGGLRFFERAEIKDALSYLRLTANRHDDAAFERAVNTPPRGIGDRTLDVLRRCARGEGVSMWDAALNELSTGNELAGRAKNAVKSFLGMIDEMARVFSPSPLRGTREEERVSEVLPLAEQIDHAIVQSSLRDFYEKDSRGNAESRVENLDELVNVATRFEMTPDDVDAGLSELSAFLSHAALEAGEGQGESWDNCVQLMTLHSAKGLEFPLVFLVGVEEGLFPSQRSVEDEGRLEEERRLAYVGITRARERLVITHAESRRMHGAEMLARPSRFLGEIPPSLVDEVRPRVHISRPLYAGRFAEPAPSLKEDLSVKLGQRVNHPSFGEGVVVSAEGSGAHTRLQVNFKIAGSKWLVAAYANLTPL, from the coding sequence ATGGATGTCTCCCACCTGATCGACTCGCTCAACGATGCGCAGCGCGAAGCCGTCTGCGCACCACCCGGCCACTATCTAGTCCTCGCTGGCGCCGGTTCCGGCAAGACGCGCGTGCTCACTCATCGCATCGGCTGGCTCAGCCAGGTCGACCGCGTGCCACCATGGGCCATTATCGCGGTGACCTTCACTAACAAGGCGGCCGGCGAGATGCGTACGCGCCTGGACAACCTGATTCCTGGCGGCGCACAGGGCCTCACCGTAGGCACGTTCCACGGCATCGCCCACCGCCTGCTGCGCCGTCACTGGCGCGAAGCAGGTTTGCCGGAAAGCTTCCAGATCCTGGATGCCGACGACCAGCAACGCCTGATCAAGCGCGTCATGGCCGGTCTCGGCCTGGACGAAGCACGGTTCCCGCCACGCCAGGCCACCTGGCAGATCAATAGCTGGAAGGACGAAGGCAAGCGCGCCGAGAACATCGAACACGGCCAGCATCCGGTCACCCGCACCCTCGTGCAAATCTACCAAGCTTACGAAGATGCTTGCCGTCGTGCGGGCCTGGTCGATTTTGCCGAACTGCTGCTGCGCGCACATGAGCTCTGGCTCAAGCAACCCGCCATTCTGGAGCATTACCAGCAACGCTGGCGCCATCTGTTGATCGACGAATTCCAGGATACCAACGCGCTGCAATATGCGTGGATTCGCGTACTGGCCGGACAGACCGGGCAAGTCTTCGTGGTCGGCGACGACGACCAGTCGATCTACGGCTGGCGCGGCGCCAAAGTGGAAAACGTGCAGCAATTCCTGCGCGATTTCCCCGGTGCCCGCACGATCAAGCTGGAACAGAACTACCGCTCCACCTCCAACATCCTCAAAGCCGCCAACAGCGTAATCCAGCGCAACGGCAACCGTCTCGGCAAACAATTGTGGACGGCTGGCGAGGAAGGCGCGCGTATCGCCGTCTACGCGGCCTACAACGAACAGGATGAAGCACGCTTCGTGATCGAGCGTATTCGCGAATATATCGCCGAGCATGGCGACGCGAAGGATTGCGCGATTCTTTATCGCTCCAATGCGCAGTCGCGCAATTTCGAAGAACAGCTTATCCAGCACGATATTCCCTATCGCGTGTACGGTGGCTTGCGTTTTTTCGAGCGAGCTGAAATCAAAGATGCGCTTTCCTATCTGCGCCTTACCGCCAATCGACACGACGATGCCGCGTTCGAACGCGCGGTGAATACGCCGCCACGTGGCATTGGCGATCGTACCCTGGATGTGTTGCGCCGATGTGCGCGCGGCGAAGGTGTGTCCATGTGGGACGCTGCATTGAACGAGCTTTCCACCGGCAACGAACTAGCTGGACGCGCCAAGAATGCCGTGAAAAGCTTTCTTGGCATGATCGATGAAATGGCGCGCGTTTTTTCGCCCTCTCCCCTCCGGGGCACGCGGGAAGAGGAGAGGGTTTCAGAAGTTCTGCCGTTGGCCGAACAAATCGACCACGCCATCGTCCAATCCAGCCTGCGCGACTTCTACGAAAAAGACAGCCGCGGCAATGCCGAATCGCGGGTGGAAAACCTGGATGAACTGGTCAATGTCGCCACTCGTTTCGAGATGACGCCGGACGATGTCGATGCCGGCCTCAGCGAACTCTCCGCCTTTCTCTCGCATGCAGCGTTGGAAGCCGGCGAAGGCCAGGGTGAATCCTGGGACAACTGCGTGCAATTGATGACGCTGCACTCGGCCAAGGGCCTGGAATTCCCGCTGGTCTTTCTCGTCGGCGTAGAAGAAGGCCTGTTCCCCAGCCAGCGCTCGGTGGAAGACGAAGGCCGCCTGGAAGAAGAACGCCGCCTCGCCTACGTGGGCATCACGCGCGCACGCGAACGGCTGGTGATCACGCATGCCGAATCGCGTCGCATGCACGGTGCGGAAATGCTTGCCCGCCCCTCGCGCTTTCTCGGCGAAATTCCGCCATCACTGGTCGATGAAGTGCGCCCACGCGTACACATCAGCCGTCCGTTGTACGCTGGACGCTTCGCCGAGCCAGCACCTTCGCTGAAAGAAGACCTGTCGGTAAAACTCGGGCAGCGCGTCAACCATCCGAGCTTTGGCGAAGGTGTCGTAGTTAGCGCGGAAGGCAGCGGTGCGCATACGCGTTTGCAGGTCAATTTCAAAATAGCCGGCAGCAAATGGCTGGTCGCCGCCTACGCCAACCTCACACCGTTATAA
- a CDS encoding MBL fold metallo-hydrolase, translated as MVVRSSKPPRSAMADKYQRSPQRRDGHFQNPAPRPAQSLGKNLRIIWNAFFNKPAGTVPNGLVPVQAVSRVQLDAAPNRSLFRLGHSTMLIKLRGSWWLTDPVFAERASPFQWMGPKRFHQPPIALRDLPPIRGVILSHDHYDHLDRQAIQYLASTTELFLTPLGVGDRLIEWGVPAAKVQQFDWWQSVEIDGLHLTATPAQHFSGRTLFDHNLTLWASWVIVDDDLRLFFSGDTGYFDGFKTIGERLGPFDVTLMETGAYDAQWPYVHMQPEQTVQAHLDLRGRWLMPVHNGTFDLAMHPWQEPFERVLALAAECDIPLATPRMGECLDLASPHTGERWWRKAEAGAHVQWESALSLK; from the coding sequence ATGGTTGTCCGCTCTTCCAAACCGCCCCGGTCTGCAATGGCCGACAAGTACCAGAGATCGCCGCAGCGTCGCGACGGCCATTTTCAGAACCCGGCGCCACGTCCGGCCCAGAGCCTTGGCAAAAACCTGCGGATTATCTGGAACGCATTCTTTAATAAGCCTGCCGGTACGGTGCCGAATGGCCTAGTGCCCGTGCAGGCTGTCAGTCGCGTACAACTGGATGCAGCACCGAATCGCAGCCTGTTCCGGCTGGGCCACTCCACCATGCTGATCAAGCTGCGCGGAAGTTGGTGGCTAACCGATCCGGTGTTTGCCGAACGCGCGTCCCCGTTCCAGTGGATGGGGCCAAAGCGCTTTCATCAACCACCGATTGCCCTTCGCGACCTGCCGCCGATCCGTGGCGTCATCCTGTCGCACGATCATTATGATCATCTCGATCGCCAGGCCATCCAGTACCTGGCCAGCACTACCGAGCTTTTCTTGACGCCGCTGGGTGTAGGCGATCGGTTGATCGAATGGGGCGTGCCGGCCGCCAAAGTGCAGCAATTCGACTGGTGGCAAAGCGTGGAGATCGACGGACTGCACCTAACCGCCACGCCCGCCCAGCACTTTTCCGGGCGCACTCTTTTCGACCACAACCTCACGCTGTGGGCATCGTGGGTCATCGTCGATGACGACCTGCGCTTGTTCTTTAGTGGCGACACCGGCTATTTCGACGGTTTCAAGACTATCGGTGAACGTCTGGGGCCGTTCGACGTCACGTTGATGGAAACCGGGGCCTATGACGCGCAATGGCCCTATGTGCATATGCAGCCGGAACAGACCGTGCAGGCTCATCTCGATCTGCGCGGACGCTGGTTGATGCCGGTGCACAACGGCACGTTCGACCTAGCCATGCATCCCTGGCAGGAGCCGTTCGAGCGTGTTCTTGCCCTGGCGGCCGAGTGCGACATACCGCTGGCCACGCCGCGCATGGGCGAGTGTCTGGATCTCGCGTCGCCGCATACGGGTGAACGCTGGTGGCGCAAGGCCGAAGCGGGGGCTCACGTCCAATGGGAAAGTGCACTGTCGCTGAAATAG
- the ahpF gene encoding alkyl hydroperoxide reductase subunit F codes for MLDNDLKTQLKAYLEKVVHPIELVASLDDGAKSQELRALLQDIEALSDRISLSLNGNDARKPSFAINRSGTDVGVRFAGIPMGHEFTSLVLALLQVGGHPPKVSDEVIEQVRILEGEYVFETFMSLSCHSCPDTVQALNLMSVLNPNIKHVAIDGALFQDEVDRRQVMSVPTVFLNGEPFDQGRMSIEQIAARLDSGAAQRAAEKIKTKAAFDVLVIGGGPAGAAAAIYAARKGIRTGVAAERFGGQVLDTMAIENFISVPYTEGPKLATALEQHVHEYDVDVMNLQCAERLIPAAEEGGLIEVKLANGASLKAKSVILSTGARWRNMNVPGEQEYRNKGVTYCPHCDGPLFKGKRVAVIGGGNSGVEAAIDLAGIVGHVTLLEFDSKLRADEVLQRKLRSLPNVNIIISAQTTEVSGDGQKVTSLVYTDRTSNQDHRVELEGVFVQIGLLPNTEWLKGTVKLSSRGEIDVDARGETSVPGVFAAGDVTIVPYKQIVIAMGEGAKASLSAFDYLIRLPVEEQEAVAA; via the coding sequence ATGTTGGATAACGACCTGAAAACCCAGCTCAAGGCTTACCTGGAGAAAGTGGTTCATCCGATCGAGCTGGTGGCCTCCCTCGACGATGGCGCCAAGTCGCAAGAACTGCGCGCGCTGCTGCAGGATATCGAAGCGTTGTCCGATCGCATCTCGCTGAGCCTCAACGGTAACGACGCGCGCAAGCCGTCATTCGCGATCAACCGCAGCGGCACGGATGTCGGCGTGCGCTTTGCCGGCATCCCGATGGGTCACGAATTCACTTCGCTGGTATTGGCGCTGCTGCAGGTTGGCGGTCATCCACCCAAGGTGTCGGACGAAGTGATCGAGCAGGTGCGCATCCTTGAAGGCGAATATGTGTTCGAAACCTTCATGTCGTTGTCCTGTCATAGCTGTCCGGATACCGTGCAGGCGCTGAATTTGATGAGCGTGCTCAATCCCAACATCAAGCACGTGGCGATTGATGGCGCGCTGTTTCAGGACGAAGTGGACCGACGTCAGGTGATGTCCGTGCCGACCGTGTTCCTCAACGGCGAGCCGTTCGACCAGGGCCGCATGTCGATCGAACAGATCGCTGCCCGCCTTGATAGCGGTGCCGCCCAGCGCGCTGCCGAGAAGATCAAGACCAAGGCCGCGTTCGATGTGCTGGTGATCGGCGGTGGTCCGGCGGGCGCCGCGGCAGCCATCTATGCCGCACGCAAGGGCATCCGCACGGGCGTGGCGGCGGAGCGTTTCGGTGGCCAGGTGCTGGACACCATGGCGATCGAAAACTTCATCTCGGTGCCGTATACCGAAGGTCCGAAGCTGGCGACGGCACTGGAACAGCACGTGCACGAATACGATGTGGACGTGATGAACCTGCAGTGTGCCGAGCGGTTGATTCCAGCAGCCGAAGAAGGCGGGCTGATCGAAGTGAAGTTGGCCAACGGCGCCTCGCTCAAGGCGAAATCGGTGATCCTTTCCACCGGTGCGCGCTGGCGCAACATGAACGTGCCGGGCGAGCAGGAATACCGCAACAAGGGTGTCACCTATTGCCCGCACTGCGACGGTCCGCTGTTCAAGGGCAAGCGTGTGGCAGTGATTGGCGGTGGCAACTCCGGGGTGGAAGCGGCGATCGACCTTGCCGGTATCGTGGGCCACGTCACCTTGCTGGAATTCGACAGCAAACTGCGTGCGGATGAGGTGCTCCAGCGCAAGCTGCGCAGCCTGCCCAACGTCAACATCATCATCAGCGCGCAAACCACCGAAGTGTCGGGCGACGGCCAGAAAGTGACCAGCCTGGTCTACACCGATCGCACCAGCAACCAAGACCATCGCGTGGAGCTGGAAGGCGTCTTCGTGCAGATCGGCTTGTTGCCGAACACCGAATGGCTGAAGGGCACGGTAAAACTGTCGTCGCGTGGCGAGATCGATGTGGATGCGCGTGGCGAAACGTCGGTGCCGGGCGTATTCGCCGCTGGTGACGTCACGATCGTGCCGTACAAACAGATCGTGATTGCGATGGGCGAAGGTGCGAAGGCATCACTGAGTGCGTTCGATTACCTGATCCGTCTGCCCGTGGAAGAGCAAGAAGCCGTCGCAGCCTGA
- a CDS encoding FAD-dependent monooxygenase, translating into MHSDVLITGAGPTGLVLALWLTRLGVKVHIIDKTSAPGTTSRALAVQARTLELYRQLDLSDAVIERGHQVPAINLWVKGEKTTRLAIETIGSDLTPYPFLQIFPQDQHEMLLVERLEKLGVTVQRQTELLGFDDSGECVLARLKGPDGSEQSWETSYIAGCDGARSRVREVIGTGFPGGTYRQVFYVADVEAVGPSMNGELNIDLDESDFLAVFPLAATGQARLIGTVRDERDEHLETLKFEDVSHRAMEHLKVKVNTVHGFSTYRVHYRVTEHFRKGRAFLLGDAAHIHSPAGGQGMNTGIGDAINLAWKLASVLKGCATDNLLDSYEAERIGFARKLVDTTDRVFSFVTAEGRIADLIRTRIAPRLIPTVARFDAAREFLFRTVSQITLNYRGSPLSQGMSGHVHAGDRLPWAVAGYKDNFASLSHMDWQVHVYGTAQPELIDCCKTLGLMLTVFDWQREYETAGLTQNVVYLLRPDTYVGMVDQTGNGEILDHYFASRGLAPLQRIWS; encoded by the coding sequence ATGCACAGCGATGTCCTCATCACAGGCGCCGGCCCTACCGGCCTGGTGCTGGCCTTGTGGCTGACCCGGCTTGGCGTGAAGGTGCATATCATCGACAAGACATCCGCGCCCGGTACCACCTCGCGTGCACTGGCGGTGCAGGCGCGGACGCTGGAGCTTTACCGGCAGCTCGATCTGTCCGATGCGGTGATTGAAAGAGGGCATCAGGTACCGGCGATCAACCTTTGGGTCAAAGGTGAAAAGACGACACGATTGGCGATCGAAACCATCGGTTCGGATCTCACGCCATATCCGTTCCTGCAGATTTTTCCGCAGGACCAGCATGAGATGCTGCTGGTCGAGCGGCTGGAAAAACTCGGCGTAACGGTCCAGCGGCAAACGGAACTGCTCGGCTTCGATGATAGCGGCGAGTGCGTGCTGGCCCGCCTGAAGGGCCCGGACGGCAGCGAACAAAGCTGGGAAACCAGCTATATCGCGGGCTGCGATGGCGCCCGTTCGCGGGTGCGTGAAGTGATCGGCACGGGATTCCCCGGCGGAACCTACCGACAGGTTTTTTATGTCGCGGATGTCGAAGCGGTAGGGCCTTCGATGAATGGCGAATTGAATATCGACCTCGATGAATCGGATTTCCTCGCCGTCTTTCCACTGGCCGCAACAGGCCAGGCAAGGTTGATCGGAACCGTGCGCGACGAACGCGATGAACACTTGGAAACGCTCAAGTTCGAGGATGTCAGCCATCGCGCGATGGAACACCTGAAAGTGAAGGTGAACACGGTGCATGGGTTTTCCACCTACCGTGTGCACTATCGCGTCACCGAGCATTTCCGCAAGGGCCGCGCGTTTCTGCTTGGCGATGCGGCGCATATCCACAGTCCCGCTGGCGGCCAGGGTATGAACACCGGCATTGGCGATGCGATCAACCTGGCCTGGAAGCTGGCCAGCGTATTGAAGGGTTGCGCGACGGACAACCTGCTCGACAGTTACGAAGCCGAACGCATCGGCTTCGCGCGCAAACTGGTGGATACAACCGATCGCGTTTTCAGTTTTGTCACTGCCGAAGGCCGGATTGCCGATCTCATACGTACGCGCATTGCACCGAGGCTGATCCCCACCGTCGCGCGCTTTGACGCCGCGCGCGAGTTTCTGTTTCGTACCGTGTCGCAGATCACCTTGAACTATCGCGGCAGCCCGTTGAGCCAAGGGATGTCCGGTCACGTCCATGCGGGCGATCGCCTGCCGTGGGCCGTAGCGGGCTATAAGGATAATTTTGCCAGCCTGTCGCACATGGATTGGCAGGTGCATGTGTACGGTACGGCACAGCCGGAGTTGATCGACTGCTGCAAGACGCTTGGATTGATGCTGACTGTATTTGATTGGCAACGCGAGTACGAAACGGCTGGACTGACGCAAAATGTGGTTTACCTGTTGCGGCCGGATACGTATGTCGGCATGGTGGATCAGACTGGCAACGGGGAGATATTGGATCATTACTTTGCGTCGCGCGGGTTGGCGCCACTGCAGCGGATATGGTCGTGA
- a CDS encoding KUP/HAK/KT family potassium transporter: protein MCQKKPSMLLAGIGALGVVFGDIGTSPLYTFKTVLDMTGGDNAHTIYGVISLLIWTLIVVTTIKYAGFAMRIDNDGEGGILALMALLGVKRNKRPLIVAAGLFGAALIYGDGAITPAISVLSALEGLNIVKPALQHYVLPLTVLILLALFAFQSQGTARIGRAFGPIMAVWFITMAILGIWGIVQHPAILGALNPYYGLAYLLHSGGTGFLVLGGVFLCVTGAEALYADMGHFGAGPIKLAWSGLVFPSLVLNYAGQGAIVLAGAPTTGNIFYRLCPASLTLPLVILSTIATIIASQSIITGAFSMTRQAIQLGWMPRLKVSQTSEEGYGQIYVGAVNWLLMLVTIGLALGFRKSDNLAAAYGIAVSATMLMTTMLLFIAMREIWKWRLAASAIVAGLFFVVDASFFASNMTKLLDGGYVPLLLALLVYGVMYVWHRGIVALAMRLTEDPVPVDTFLDELTQTGVARVPGTAVFLTRAQATTPPVMQLYVKHTLALHKRVLAVTLDIASTPYIAARDRLALSEIGPNFWSITARYGFMERPDMPALMAQIATHGCPIDPKKLTYFIGMEKIVAREGPHRVPRLIRAIFTVMLRNCTRVTDYLRIPAHQVVDIGRQVSI, encoded by the coding sequence ATGTGCCAGAAAAAACCCTCCATGCTGCTCGCCGGCATCGGCGCCCTGGGGGTGGTGTTCGGAGATATCGGCACCAGCCCGCTGTATACCTTCAAAACCGTGCTGGACATGACCGGTGGCGACAACGCGCACACCATCTACGGCGTGATTTCTCTGTTGATCTGGACGCTGATCGTGGTGACCACGATCAAATACGCCGGCTTCGCCATGCGTATCGACAACGACGGCGAAGGCGGCATCCTGGCCCTGATGGCCTTGCTGGGAGTGAAGCGGAACAAGCGTCCGCTGATCGTGGCAGCGGGATTGTTCGGCGCGGCGTTGATCTATGGCGATGGTGCGATTACCCCGGCGATTTCGGTGCTTTCCGCGCTGGAAGGCCTGAATATCGTGAAGCCCGCACTACAGCACTATGTGTTGCCGCTGACAGTGCTGATCCTACTGGCTTTGTTCGCGTTCCAGTCGCAAGGAACGGCCAGGATCGGACGAGCGTTCGGGCCGATCATGGCGGTGTGGTTCATCACCATGGCGATCCTCGGCATCTGGGGCATCGTGCAGCATCCGGCCATTCTCGGGGCACTGAATCCCTACTACGGCCTCGCTTACCTGCTGCACAGCGGTGGCACCGGTTTTCTGGTGCTGGGCGGCGTTTTCCTGTGCGTGACAGGCGCGGAAGCGCTGTATGCCGACATGGGGCATTTCGGTGCGGGCCCGATCAAGCTGGCTTGGTCCGGGCTGGTTTTTCCAAGCCTGGTGCTGAACTACGCCGGCCAGGGGGCGATCGTGCTGGCGGGTGCGCCAACCACCGGCAATATTTTCTATCGCCTATGTCCGGCATCGCTCACCTTGCCGCTGGTGATTCTGTCAACAATCGCCACCATCATCGCCAGTCAATCCATCATTACCGGCGCCTTTTCGATGACGCGGCAGGCCATCCAGCTCGGCTGGATGCCGCGACTGAAAGTGTCGCAAACCTCCGAAGAGGGTTACGGCCAGATCTATGTTGGCGCGGTGAACTGGCTGTTGATGCTGGTGACGATCGGCCTGGCGCTGGGTTTCCGCAAATCCGACAACCTCGCCGCCGCTTACGGTATTGCCGTGTCGGCCACCATGCTGATGACCACGATGTTGCTGTTTATCGCCATGCGCGAGATCTGGAAGTGGCGCTTGGCGGCAAGCGCGATAGTGGCCGGTCTGTTCTTCGTGGTGGATGCCTCGTTCTTTGCCTCGAACATGACGAAGCTGCTCGATGGCGGCTATGTACCTTTGCTGCTGGCCTTGCTGGTGTATGGCGTGATGTACGTGTGGCATCGCGGGATCGTCGCGTTGGCCATGCGGCTGACCGAAGATCCGGTGCCCGTTGACACCTTCCTCGACGAGCTTACCCAGACCGGCGTGGCACGCGTGCCAGGCACGGCGGTGTTTCTGACCCGCGCCCAAGCGACCACTCCGCCGGTGATGCAGTTGTACGTCAAACACACCTTGGCCTTGCACAAACGCGTGCTGGCCGTGACGCTGGATATCGCATCCACACCTTACATCGCGGCGAGGGATCGATTAGCCCTGTCGGAAATCGGTCCCAACTTCTGGTCGATCACCGCCCGCTACGGTTTCATGGAACGGCCGGACATGCCTGCATTGATGGCGCAGATCGCCACGCACGGGTGCCCGATTGATCCGAAGAAGCTCACCTATTTCATCGGCATGGAAAAAATCGTGGCGCGCGAGGGGCCGCATCGCGTGCCGCGACTGATACGCGCGATTTTCACCGTGATGCTGCGCAACTGTACGCGGGTGACGGATTATCTGCGTATTCCAGCCCATCAGGTGGTGGATATTGGCAGGCAGGTTTCGATTTGA
- a CDS encoding type II toxin-antitoxin system RelE/ParE family toxin — protein sequence MDPQMKKLFWIGSAKKDLVAMPEEVQDTFGYALHLAQVGKKYEQTKPLKGFGSASVLEVVEDSGGGTFRAVYTVKLVDAVYVLHCFQKKSTHGIATPKPDMDLIRE from the coding sequence ATGGATCCACAAATGAAGAAGTTGTTCTGGATCGGGTCAGCCAAGAAAGACTTGGTGGCGATGCCGGAAGAGGTGCAAGACACTTTCGGCTATGCGCTGCATCTGGCGCAGGTTGGCAAGAAGTACGAACAGACGAAACCATTGAAGGGGTTCGGCTCGGCAAGTGTCCTTGAGGTGGTTGAAGACTCCGGCGGCGGTACGTTCCGCGCCGTCTACACCGTCAAGTTGGTCGACGCGGTTTATGTCCTGCATTGCTTTCAGAAGAAATCGACGCATGGCATAGCCACGCCGAAGCCGGACATGGATTTGATTCGGGAATGA
- a CDS encoding AbrB/MazE/SpoVT family DNA-binding domain-containing protein has protein sequence MSHVAKLFINGRSQAVRLPAAYRFTEKEVFIRQDPEIGDVILSRKPATWEDFFAALKGADVPTHFLDAAERNQGTQDRDPFAGWQE, from the coding sequence GTGAGTCACGTTGCCAAGCTGTTTATCAATGGCCGCAGCCAAGCCGTCCGCTTGCCTGCCGCCTACCGCTTTACCGAGAAAGAGGTTTTCATTCGCCAAGACCCGGAAATCGGTGACGTCATCCTGTCGCGGAAGCCTGCAACGTGGGAGGATTTTTTCGCAGCACTCAAGGGTGCAGACGTGCCGACTCATTTTTTGGATGCAGCCGAGCGCAATCAGGGCACGCAGGATCGTGATCCT
- a CDS encoding aspartyl/asparaginyl beta-hydroxylase domain-containing protein, whose amino-acid sequence MSLLYDLSAHAVRRIYDARINTPPVLDTSTYFPQAARFAAGWSSIRDEALAVAAQRMQTIPRFHEIMPAQASLSAHDGRDWRLFILKVYGTEVERNMAACPTLAQLVSSSPDVLSASLSFLAPRKHIPCHRGPFRGVLRFQLGLAVPIDTEGRPAAVLSLNDEEHRIGSGQHLLWDDTYPHEVWNNSDELRVALLLDVRRRHMPMDMQLLSSALIASVGMVARLRGMA is encoded by the coding sequence ATGAGCCTGTTGTACGACCTGTCAGCCCATGCCGTGCGCCGCATCTATGACGCACGCATCAATACCCCTCCGGTACTCGATACCAGCACTTACTTTCCCCAGGCCGCCAGATTTGCCGCCGGATGGTCTTCGATTCGCGATGAAGCGCTTGCCGTGGCGGCGCAACGCATGCAGACCATTCCGCGCTTCCATGAAATCATGCCGGCGCAAGCTTCGCTCTCCGCCCATGACGGCAGGGACTGGCGGCTTTTCATATTGAAGGTTTACGGTACGGAGGTCGAGCGCAACATGGCGGCTTGCCCAACGCTGGCGCAGCTTGTTTCGTCATCGCCGGATGTGCTGTCGGCAAGTCTTTCTTTCCTTGCTCCGCGCAAACATATTCCATGTCATCGTGGTCCGTTCCGCGGGGTGCTGCGTTTCCAGCTTGGTCTTGCCGTACCGATCGACACGGAAGGCCGCCCGGCGGCGGTGCTGTCGCTCAACGATGAAGAACACCGCATTGGCAGTGGTCAGCACCTGCTGTGGGACGATACCTATCCGCACGAGGTATGGAACAACAGCGACGAATTGCGTGTCGCCTTGCTGCTGGATGTGCGCCGGCGCCATATGCCGATGGATATGCAGTTGCTCTCGAGCGCCCTGATTGCCTCGGTGGGCATGGTCGCGCGCTTACGTGGCATGGCTTGA
- the ahpC gene encoding alkyl hydroperoxide reductase subunit C, translating into MSLINTEIKPFKATAYKNGKFIEITEATLKGKWSVVVFYPADFTFVCPTELEDLADHYAAFQKLGVEIYGVSTDTHFSHKAWHDTSDAIGKVKYPLVGDPTGAITRNFEVMIEEEGLALRGTFVINPEGQIKLCEIHDNGIGRDASELLRKVKAAQYVASHPGEVCPAKWKEGASTLKPSLELVGKI; encoded by the coding sequence ATGTCGCTGATCAACACCGAAATCAAACCGTTCAAAGCCACTGCTTACAAGAACGGGAAGTTCATCGAAATCACCGAAGCCACATTGAAAGGCAAGTGGTCGGTGGTGGTTTTCTATCCGGCTGATTTCACCTTCGTCTGTCCGACCGAGCTGGAAGATCTCGCCGATCATTACGCCGCATTCCAGAAGCTGGGTGTGGAGATCTACGGTGTCTCGACCGACACGCACTTCTCGCATAAAGCGTGGCACGACACCTCTGACGCGATCGGCAAGGTCAAGTACCCGCTGGTCGGCGATCCCACCGGTGCTATCACCCGTAACTTCGAGGTGATGATTGAAGAAGAAGGCCTGGCCCTGCGCGGCACCTTCGTGATTAATCCGGAAGGCCAGATCAAGCTGTGCGAAATCCACGACAACGGCATCGGCCGTGACGCCAGCGAACTGCTGCGCAAGGTGAAGGCTGCGCAGTACGTCGCCTCCCACCCGGGTGAAGTGTGCCCGGCCAAGTGGAAGGAAGGCGCCAGCACCCTGAAGCCGTCGCTCGAACTGGTCGGCAAGATCTAA
- a CDS encoding helix-turn-helix transcriptional regulator, which yields MTKIEESTGNVYADLGMVDAEEMLVKAQLASKIGEIIKGRKWSQQQAADVLGIPQPKLSKMLRGQFRGISETKMLDCLARLGRDVQIVVGPARRAASAGRVAVVFAV from the coding sequence ATGACCAAGATCGAAGAAAGCACGGGCAACGTCTATGCCGATCTGGGCATGGTTGATGCCGAAGAAATGCTTGTGAAGGCCCAACTTGCCAGCAAGATTGGCGAGATCATCAAGGGCCGGAAGTGGAGTCAGCAGCAAGCCGCTGATGTTCTCGGCATCCCTCAGCCGAAGCTATCCAAGATGCTGCGCGGCCAGTTTCGCGGCATCAGTGAAACGAAGATGCTTGATTGCCTCGCGCGGCTAGGCCGTGACGTGCAAATCGTTGTCGGCCCGGCTCGACGTGCGGCTTCTGCCGGGCGCGTTGCCGTTGTCTTCGCGGTCTAA